The Cyprinus carpio isolate SPL01 chromosome A9, ASM1834038v1, whole genome shotgun sequence genome window below encodes:
- the LOC109096016 gene encoding frizzled-5-like, whose protein sequence is MREPADKHHFTMETSGMHLVGFWLHVLLLLQLSGLGDAASKDIVCEPITVPMCKGIGYNHTYMPNQFNHDTQDEVGLEVHQFWPLVRIRCSPDLLFFLCSMYTPICLQDYKKPLPPCRSVCERAKRGCSPLMIQYGFEWPERMSCEQLPMLGDTDRLCMDRNSSETTTLSPPFPKPTPKGTPRHRATAKSAPPQKCERECRCRNPLVTIQKDAHPLHNRVHTGSLPNCALPCHQPYFSLDERTFTTFWIGLWSVLCFVSTLTTVATFLIDMERFQYPERPIIFLAACYMFVSLGYIVRLLAGHERVACEGYGNQQHILYDTTGPALCTLVFLLIYFFGMASSIWWVVLSFTWFLAAGMKWGNEAIAGYSQYFHLAAWLVPSVKSIAVLALSSVDGDPVAGICYVGNQSLESLRGFVLAPLVVYLFTGSLFLLAGFVSLFRIRSVIKQGGTKTDKLEKLMIRIGLFTVLYTVPATIVVACLVYEQHYRPGWERALACSCPSERQRLGMGPDYAVFMLKYFMCLVVGITSGVWIWSGKTLESWRRFVARYLPCRTRKPPVSGSSMYSEASTSLTARAGTVPTGTYHKSAPSSHV, encoded by the coding sequence ATGAGGGAACCTGCAGATAAGCATCATTTCACCATGGAGACCTCAGGGATGCACCTGGTCGGATTTTGGCTGCACGTTCTGCTGCTGTTGCAACTGTCTGGACTTGGCGACGCTGCCTCTAAGGATATAGTGTGTGAGCCAATCACTGTACCGATGTGCAAAGGGATCGGATACAATCACACTTACATGCCCAACCAGTTCAATCATGACACCCAGGATGAAGTCGGCTTGGAAGTGCATCAGTTTTGGCCACTTGTCCGGATCCGTTGCTCCCCAGACTTGCTTTTCTTCCTGTGCAGTATGTACACCCCCATCTGTCTCCAGGACTACAAAAAACCTCTGCCACCTTGCAGGTCCGTGTGCGAGAGGGCTAAGAGGGGTTGCTCCCCCCTCATGATCCAGTATGGGTTTGAGTGGCCGGAGCGGATGAGTTGCGAGCAGCTGCCCATGCTGGGTGACACCGATCGGCTTTGTATGGACAGGAACAGCAGTGAGACCACAACTCTGTCACCTCCTTTCCCCAAACCCACTCCCAAGGGAACGCCACGACATCGAGCCACTGCAAAATCTGCTCCGCCGCAGAAGTGTGAGCGTGAGTGCCGTTGTCGAAACCCCCTAGTGACAATTCAAAAGGATGCACATCCTCTCCATAACCGGGTACATACTGGCTCTCTACCCAATTGTGCTTTGCCTTGCCACCAACCCTACTTTTCCCTGGATGAGCGTACCTTTACAACCTTCTGGATTGGCCTGTGGTCAGTGCTGTGCTTTGTCTCGACACTCACCACTGTGGCCACTTTCCTCATCGACATGGAGCGTTTCCAATATCCAGAACGGCCGATTATCTTCCTGGCTGCTTGTTATATGTTTGTGTCGCTGGGGTACATTGTGCGACTGCTTGCGGGCCATGAGCGGGTAGCTTGCGAGGGCTACGGCAACCAACAACACATCCTCTATGACACCACAGGTCCAGCCCTTTGCACGCTAGTTTTCCTGCTCATATATTTCTTTGGAATGGCCAGCTCCATCTGGTGGGTGGTGCTTTCCTTCACCTGGTTCCTGGCAGCAGGAATGAAATGGGGGAACGAGGCCATTGCGGGTTACTCGCAGTACTTCCACCTTGCTGCTTGGCTCGTCCCTAGTGTCAAGTCCATCGCTGTCCTGGCTTTGAGTTCGGTGGATGGAGACCCCGTGGCTGGGATCTGTTATGTCGGAAACCAGAGTTTGGAGAGCCTACGTGGCTTCGTATTGGCACCGCTGGTCGTCTACCTCTTCACTGGCTCCCTCTTCCTTCTGGCCGGATTTGTTTCACTCTTCCGGATCCGTAGCGTCATTAAACAGGGCGGCACCAAGACAGACAAGCTGGAGAAGTTAATGATCCGGATTGGACTCTTCACTGTCCTGTACACCGTGCCCGCAACTATTGTGGTGGCTTGCCTAGTGTATGAGCAACATTACAGGCCAGGTTGGGAGCGGGCCTTGGCCTGTTCTTGCCCGTCGGAGCGCCAGCGGCTCGGCATGGGGCCGGACTATGCCGTCTTCATGCTGAAATACTTCATGTGTCTTGTAGTAGGCATTACCTCAGGGGTTTGGATTTGGTCTGGGAAGACTCTGGAGTCCTGGAGACGCTTTGTGGCACGGTACCTCCCCTGTAGGACCCGGAAGCCACCTGTATCAGGCTCATCCATGTACAGTGAGGCGAGTACCTCTCTCACAGCCCGAGCTGGAACAGTACCCACTGGGACCTATCACAAATCAGCACCCTCATCACACGTCTGA
- the LOC109096015 gene encoding LOW QUALITY PROTEIN: cyclin-Y-like protein 1 (The sequence of the model RefSeq protein was modified relative to this genomic sequence to represent the inferred CDS: deleted 1 base in 1 codon) translates to MGNTVSCCVSPSGSPKLPRQVECLEDYQISTELSDDTGPYLQHISDREVPDDLALESNPSDHARASTIFLSKSQTDVRDRRKSNHLNHVSPGLVSKKYSSCSTIFIDDSTVSQPNLKSTIKCVTLAIYYNIKNRDSDRSLDIFDEKMHPLSREQVPDDYSRTDPEHKLIYRFVRTLFSAAQLTAECAIVTLVYLERLLTYAELDICPSNWKRIVLGAILLASKVWDDQAVWNVDYCQILKDITVEDMNEMERHFLELLQFNINVPASVYAKYYFDLRSLADGNNLSFPLEPLSNERAQKLEAISRLCEDKYKDLSRVAMRRSLSADNLVGIRRSNAVLS, encoded by the exons ATGGGAAATACAGTGTCCTGCTGCGTGTCCCCCAGTGGGAGCCCCAAACTACCCCGGCAGGTGGAGTGTCTGGAGGACTATCAGATCAGCACAGAGCTGAGCGATGACACCGGTCCATACTTGCAGCACATCAGTGACCGAGAGGTGCCCGATG ATCTGGCTTTAGAGTCCAACCCATCAGATCATGCCCGAGCCAGCACGATCTTCCTAAGCAAGTCACAGACGGATG TACGGGACAGGAGGAAAAGCAATCACCTAAACCAT GTCTCACCTGGTCTGGTTTCCAAGAAGTACAGCTCCTGCTCTACGATATTCATTGATGACAGTACCGTTAGTCAGCCCAACCTGAAAAGTACAATCAAATG TGTCACATTAGcaatatattataacattaaaaacag GGACTCTGACAGGTCATTGGacatctttgatgaa aaaatgcaCCCCTTATCT AGGGAGCAGGTTCCTGATGATTACTCCCGCACAGACCCCGAACACAAACTCATCTATCGATTCGTCCGGACACTGTTCAGTGCAGCACAGCTCACAGCCGAGTGTGCGATCGTCACTCTG GTATATTTGGAGAGGCTGTTGACGTATGCCGAGCTGGACATTTGCCCATCTAACTGGAAGAGGATTGTTCTGGGAGCCATCCTCCTGGCCTCGAAAGTCTGGGACGATCAGGCCGTGTGGAACGTCGACTACTGTCAGATCCTCAAAGACATCACTGTTGAGGACAT GAATGAGATGGAAAGACATTTTCTGGAGCTGCTACAGTTTAACATTAACGTGCCGGCCAGCGTCTACGCCAAGTATTACTTTGACCTGCGCTCTTTAGCAGACGGCAACAACCTGAGCTTTCCTTTGGAACCATTGAGCAACGAACGCGCACAGAAATTAGAG GCTATCTCAAGACTGTGTGAGGATAAGTACAAGGATCTGAGCAGAGTGGCCATGAGGAGATCACTCAGTGCAGACAACCTAGTGGGCATCCGCAGATCCAATGCCGTTCTTTCGTAG
- the LOC109096014 gene encoding cyclic AMP-responsive element-binding protein 1-like, translating to MTMESGADAQQGADTAVSETENQHITQAQIATLAQVTMAAGHGSATAPTVTLVQLPNGQTVQVHGVIQAAQPSVIQSPQVQTVQISTVAESEDSQESVDSVTDSRKRREILSRRPSYRKILNDLSSDAPGVPRIEEEKSEEDTAPAITTVTVPTPIYQTSSGQYIAITQGGAIQLANNGTDGVQGLQTLTMTNAAAAQPGTTILQYAQTSDGQQILVPSNQVVVQAASGDVQAYQIRTAQTSTIAPGVVMASSPALPNQGVAEEATRKREVRLMKNREAARECRRKKKEYVKCLENRVAVLENQNKTLIEELKALKDLYCHKSE from the exons ATGACCATGGAGTCGGGAGCCGATGCCCAGCAGGGTGCAGACACTGCAGTCTCTGAAACTGAGAACCAACACATCACACAGGCCCAGATCGCCACTCTTGCACAG GTAACAATGGCTGCCGGACACGGTAGTGCCACAGCGCCCACAGTCACCCTGGTGCAGCTGCCCAACGGTCAGACGGTGCAGGTACATGGAGTGATTCAGGCTGCTCAACCTTCAGTCATTCAGTCCCCACAGGTGCAGACTGTCCAG ATTTCCACAGTAGCGGAGAGTGAGGACTCGCAGGAGTCAGTGGACAGCGTGACTGACTCTCGAAAACGAAGAGAGATTCTTTCAAGACGCCCCTCATATAG GAAAATCCTGAATGACCTATCATCAGATGCTCCAGGAGTTCCGAGAATCGAAGAGGAGAAATCCGAGGAGGACACTGCGCCTGCCATCACTACAGTGACCGTGCCAACCCCAATATATCAGACCAGCAGCGGCCAGTACA TCGCCATTACACAGGGTGGAGCCATTCAGCTTGCAAATAATGGTACAGATGGAGTGCAGGGATTGCAGACTCTCACCATGACCAATGCAGCAGCAGCCCAGCCGGGGACCACCATCCTGCAGTACGCCCAGACCAGTGACGGTCAACAAATACTGGTGCCCAGCAATCAAGTGGTGGTACAAG CTGCTTCGGGGGATGTTCAGGCCTATCAAATTCGTACTGCCCAAACCAGCACTATTGCTCCAGGTGTGGTCATGGCATCCTCTCCGGCTCTGCCAAATCAAGGAGTTGCTGAAGAGGCCACGCGCAAGAGGGAGGTCCGCCTCATGAAGAACAG AGAGGCTGCTCGTGAGTGCCGTCGAAAGAAAAAGGAATATGTCAAGTGTCTGGAGAACCGTGTGGCCGTTTTGGAGAACCAGAACAAAACTCTCATCGAGGAACTCAAAGCACTCAAAGACCTGTACTGTCACAAATCAGAGTGA